GCTCAGAAGGTTCTGAAATGTATGTTTTGTGGCGACTCCTTCGATTCCCTCCAAGATTTGAGTGTCCACatgatcaaaacaaaacattaccaAAAAGTGCCTTTGAAGGAGCCCGTTCCCACCATTTCATCAAAAATGGTCACTCCGGCGAAGAAACGCGTCTTTGACGTCAATCGGCCGTGTTCCCCCGACTCGACCACGGGCTCGTTTGCAGATCCGTTTCCTGCTCCGAAGAACGCCAGCCTGCAGCTCTCCTCCAACAATCGCTATGGCTACCAGAATGGGGCCAGCTACACCTGGCAGTTTGAGGCCTGCAAGTCCCAGATCTTGAAGTGCATGGAGTGTGGGAGCTCCCATGACACTCTGCAGCAGCTCACCACCCACATGATGGTCACCGGtcactttctcaaggtcaccagCTCCGCCTCCAAGAAAGGGAAGCAGCTGGTGTTAGACCCACTGGCCGTGGAGAAGATGCAGTCATTGTCAGACGCCCCAAGCAGTGATTCGCTGGCTCCCAAGCCGTCGAGTAACTCAGCTTCTGACTGCACAGCCTCTACGACCGAGCTGAAGAgagagagtaaaaaagaaaaaccggAGGAGCTCCGCACGGATGAGAAAGTCCTGAAAAGCGAGGACTATGAAGACCCTCTCCAGAAGCCTTTAGACCCCGCGATGAAGTATCAGTATCTGCGGGAGGAGGACTTGGAGGATGGCTCAAAGGGCGGCGGGGACATTTTGAAGTCGTTGGAGAACACGGTTACCACCGCCATCAACAAAGCCCAGAACGGAGCCCCCAGCTGGAGCGCGTACCCCAGCATCCACGCGGCCTACCAGCTGTCGGAGGGCACCAAGCCTTCTTTGCCCATGGGCTCCCAGGTACTGCAGATTCGCCCTAACCTCGCCAACAAGTTGAGGCCGATCGCACCCAAGTGGAAGGTGATGCCGCTGGTTTCCGTGCCCACAAGCCTGGCCCCGTACACTCAAGTTAAGAAGgagccagaagacaaagaggaagtcGCGAAGGAGTGCGGGCAGGAAAGTCCCCACGAAGAGGCATCGTCCTTCAGCCACAGTGAGGGGGATTCTTTCCCCAAAAGCGAACCCCCGGCAGAATCCAAAAAGGCTGAGCCCTGTCCCCTGAGGGAGGAGGACAAGCGGATGAAGACGGCGGCGAGAAAGAGAAAGCCCAGCCCGTGGAGCCCGTGTCTTCTCTCAGCAACGGCTGCGCCCTGGCCGCCCACGCTCCGGCCCCGCCGTGTGTCAGCCCGCTTAGTGCCCTGCAGTCCGTCCTGAACAATCACCTGGGCAAAGCCACGGAGCCCTTGCGATCCCCTTCCTGCTCCAGCCCGAGCTCAAGCACAATGGCCATGTTCCACAAGTCGAGCCTCGGTGTCATGGACAAGCCGGTTCTGAGTCCTGCCTCCACCAGGCCGGCCAGCGTGTCCCGACGCTACCTGTTTGAGAACAACGATCAGCCCATCGACCTGACCAAGTCCAAAAGTAAGAAGGCCGAGTCCTCGCAAGCACAATCCTGCACGTCCCCACCCCAGAAGCACGCGCTCTCTGACAT
The sequence above is a segment of the Sus scrofa isolate TJ Tabasco breed Duroc chromosome 17, Sscrofa11.1, whole genome shotgun sequence genome. Coding sequences within it:
- the TSHZ2 gene encoding teashirt homolog 2 (The RefSeq protein has 1 substitution, 3 frameshifts compared to this genomic sequence); translated protein: MPRRKQQAPKRAAGYAQEEQLKEEEEIKEEEEEEEDSGSVAQLQGSNDPGTDEELETGAEQKGCFSYQNSPGSHLSNQDAENESLLSDASDQVSDIKSVCSRDASDKKASVHPKLPTEAHSCMDKMTAVYANILSDSYWSGLGLGFKLSSSERRHCDTRNGSSKTDFDWHQDALSKSLQQNLPPRSVSKPSLFSSVQLYRQSSKMCGTVFTGASRFRCRQCSAAYDTLVELTVHMNETGHYQDDNRKKDKLRPTSYSKPRKRAFQDMDKEDAQKVLKCMFCGDSFDSLQDLSVHMIKTKHYQKVPLKEPVPTISSKMVTPAKKRVFDVNRPCSPDSTTGSFADPFPAPKNASLQLSSNNRYGYQNGASYTWQFEACKSQILKCMECGSSHDTLQQLTTHMMVTGHFLKVTSSASKKGKQLVLDPLAVEKMQSLSDAPSSDSLAPKPSSNSASDCTASTTELKRESKKEKPEELRTDEKVLKSEDYEDPLQKPLDPAMKYQYLREEDLEDGSKGGGDILKSLENTVTTAINKAQNGAPSWSAYPSIHAAYQLSEGTKPSLPMGSQVLQIRPNLANKLRPIAPKWKVMPLVSVPTSLAPYTQVKKEPEDKEEVAKECGQESPHEEASSFSHSEGDSFPKSEPPAESKKAEPCPLREEDKRMKDGGEKEKAQPVEPVSSLSNGCALAAHAPAPPCVNPLSALQSVLNNHLGKATEPLRSPSCSSPSSSTMAMFHKSSLGVMDKPVLSPASTRPASVSRRYLFENNDQPIDLTKSKSKKAESSQAQSCTSPPQKHALSDIADMVKVLPKATTPKPAASSRVPPVKLEMDVRRFEDVSSEVSTLHKRKGRQSNWNPQHLLILQAQFASSLFQTSEGKYLLSDLGPQERMQISKFTGLSMTTISHWLANVKYQLRKTGGTKFLKNMDKGHPIFYCSDCASQFRTPSTYISHLESHLGFQMKDMTRMAVEQQSQVEQEISRVSSAQRSPETIAGEEDTDSKFKCKLCCRTFVSKHAVKLHLSKTHSKSPEHHAQFVTDVDEE